A genomic region of Gemmatimonadota bacterium contains the following coding sequences:
- a CDS encoding transposase: MGLEIAAVSFPQRFRNSRNPQFFELGSKVSRITDGCAATISATRLHFHVLAVDGVLSEAPPTAANAATDGPADVQFYEAAWFGPEHSEELARLVQHRVLRAFRSRGLLADDAAADMLAWQGTGGFSVDASVRIEADDRAGLERLVRYCARGPLALERLYAPGGIAALASPDARLVYRLPGPDPSGRTELWLTPIELPERIARLVPPPRIHRHRSLAHLAGRGR, encoded by the coding sequence GTGGGCTTGGAGATCGCGGCGGTCTCCTTCCCGCAAAGGTTCAGGAACTCCCGGAACCCGCAGTTCTTCGAGCTTGGCTCGAAGGTATCGCGGATCACCGACGGGTGCGCTGCCACCATCTCGGCCACTCGGCTCCACTTCCACGTCCTCGCCGTGGATGGGGTGCTCAGCGAAGCTCCACCGACCGCGGCGAACGCCGCGACCGACGGTCCCGCCGACGTCCAGTTTTATGAGGCCGCTTGGTTCGGGCCGGAGCACTCGGAGGAGCTGGCGCGGCTCGTGCAGCACCGGGTGCTTCGCGCGTTCCGAAGTCGAGGGCTTCTAGCCGACGACGCCGCGGCCGACATGCTCGCCTGGCAGGGGACCGGCGGGTTCAGCGTGGACGCCTCGGTGCGAATCGAGGCAGACGATCGGGCCGGCCTCGAGCGCCTCGTGCGCTACTGCGCAAGGGGGCCTCTCGCTCTCGAGCGCCTGTATGCACCCGGGGGAATCGCCGCTCTCGCCTCACCAGACGCCCGGCTCGTCTACCGTCTCCCTGGCCCGGACCCGAGCGGCCGCACCGAGCTCTGGCTCACGCCGATCGAGCTTCCCGAACGCATCGCCCGCCTCGTCCCGCCTCCTCGCATTCACCGCCACCGCTCATTGGCCCACCTTGCTGGACGGGGGCGGTAG